The Alkalihalobacillus sp. LMS6 genomic interval TTTTTGCGGAACGTCGTGCAGAAGAACCAATTATTTCGTTTTGGATGTTCAAAAAGAGGTTGTTTGCGACATCGCAAATCATTGCATTTATTTACGGTGGGACGTTTGTTGTATTAGCCATTTTCATCCCTATCTTTGTGCAAGCCGTTTTTGGAGGATCTGCATCGAGTGCTGGAACGACGTTAATGCCAATGATGATCGGTTCAGTCGTTGGAAGTATGACAGGAGGGATGTTGCAAACAAAGATACCATTTCGGACAATGATGATCTTTTCAGGTGTATGCTTTTTGACCGGAATGATCTTACTCTCGACGATGACACCTGACATTTCGCGTATCATGCTAGGGGTCTATATGTTTTTAGCAGGATTAGGTGTTGGATTTTCCTTTTCATTATTACCGGCAGCTTCGATTAATGATTTGCCAAAGCGTTATCGCGGATCGGCAAATTCAACGAACTCGTTTTTGCGTTCATTCGGAATGACCGTTGGAATTGCAATTTTTGGGACTGTACAAACCATGTCATTTTCAAACCGTATGAATGAAGCATTTGCCGATAGGGTGAACGAAAACTTAATAGCAGATCCACAAGAGTTGTTTACACCAGAAGGTCGGGCACAAATACCAGACGATGTTCTGGCAGTCATTACAACAACGATGTCGGACTCCATCACGTTTATTTTCACCTTGGCAATTATTCCGATAAGCTTAGCTCTGCTAACATCCTTTTTTATGGGCGGAGAAAAAGTAGAAACGAGCGAGGACTTAAAGATGAAAGGGTCACCTGAATAAATGAGAACCTGTAGCTAAGGCTGCAGGTTTTTTTATGAAAATTAACAGAGACAGCTATTAAAAATTGGCGGAACTTGTCGATATGTATAATGTACGTTAGATAGAGAGAGGAGAACTGCGCTTGAGTAGTATTATTGTTAAAAATGCAGCGAAATACTTGCCAGAATCTATAAAAAACCGTGAAGACATGCGCACCCATTTTGCGGCTGTTGGTGCACAAGTTGATTCACTTTTTGATATAGGCGGGAGAGAAAATCATCCATATATTAGCGATTATCGACAAGAGACGTCGGTTACGATGGCAACAAAGGCATGCCAAGCTGTTTTAGATAAAGAGGGACTTTCGTTAGCAGATATACACGGTTTGTTTTTTGTATCGGATGCACCTGAGTATACGGTTCCTTCGAATGCAATTACTATTGTAAATGCGCTTGGAGAGGGCAACGATGGAGCTGTAAAATTTGTGATGGATTTAAATCAAAATTGTACAGGGTTATTGTCTTCTTTTGATATGGTAAGTGCGTATATGAAGACGCGCAATGACTTAAAGCGATGTCTACTTGTTAGTGTATTTAACTCCACCCATGTGTCGCATCAAGACGATCCGGTTACATTTGGCTTTTTAACGGATGGTTCAAGTGCGCTTCTTCTAGAAAAGACCGAACAAGATGGAAAAGGAATAGTCGATTCTGATACGTTAATTGGTTCTGATGGTTGGGAATTAATGAGTTTTCCTGCCGCTGGGTACTCGAAAGTATTTAAAGAAGAAACGACATTAAGAGAGCGGACGCTACGGTGGGAAGTTGGTCCAGCTGGCTGGATTCCCGATAAATATATGGAAGTCCTGCCACAATTATTGGAACGGAATGGCTTAACAGAGAAAGACATTGACTACTTTATTTGCTCGCAATTTCACGAAGGTTTAGTGAAAAAAACATGTGAATTAATGGAGTCGTCGATGGATAAATGGTTGTTTGTCAGCCGTGACTACGGATATGCAGGGAATGCTTCACCAGGTTTTGCTTTTGAATCAGGTTTAGAGTCAGGTAAATTCACAGAGGGAAAAACGATTGTTTGGTTTTCATTCGGCGCAGGCTATACGCTGTCGGCATTATTATATAAATTTTAAAAAAAGGACTGATGTTTGATGTATTCAATGAATCTCGACAAAAACAAAAAACGCTTCACAATTGTTGTGAGTGGATTTATTACCGAAGAGGAAGCGGAAGCATATACAAACGACTATGTTAAGCATGCTTCTTCTATTAATTGTGCGGAATATACGCTCGTATTAGATGGTAGCGACATTATTGCTTCTAAACAGAGCATGCTAGATGGACTTAAAGCGCTTATTCAATCTTATATTGACCATGGCTACAAAGAAATTTTATTCGTTCAAGCAAAATCACCTTCAGCTCGAGCGCAGTTGCGTCGAATCGATGTACTCATGAACAATGTTCGTTTAATCGAAGTAAACGAAGTATGAGGTGAGGAAGAGGCCTATTACCCAGGCCTCTTTTCTTATCGGTTATTTCTTTCACAATACCTCCAAAAGCGATTGAATCCTTCTAATCCCTCTTTAGAATCTTTGAAAACACCAGCATGATGCAGAACTGCCATAAAAATATGCCCAACTTCTTTTTTTAGTTCATCACCAATATTATCTTTTGTCAGCTTTTGCCCTAATCGTCTTTTCAGTTCGATTGCCCAATGACAATGCTTTTCCGTATAAGGAGACTGAGAGAGTGAAGTTTCTGCATGTTCATTTAGTAGAACAGATGCAATTTCTTCTAACTCCTTTTTTAACCGACCTGGCAAAATGGCTAGCCCCATGACTTCAATAAGACCAATGTTTTCTTTTTTAATCGCATGAGCTTCTTGGTGAGGATGAAACAAACCGAGAGGGTGCTCAACTGTTGTTCGATTGTTACGTAGAACTAAGTCTAGTTCGTAATGATTGTTGTTCATACGGAGCACAGGTGTAATGGTGTTATGAGACTCATTTTCCGTAAAAGCAATTAGATCAAGCGAGTGATCAGAATAAGATCGCCAGTTTTTTAAAATGAGAGAGGAAGCCGCAATTAAGTCGCTTCGATTCGCTCCCGTTAAACGAATTACTGACATAGGCCACTTTAAAATGCCTGCTTCAACCGTAGGAAACCCTATGTTTGAGAGCTTTTGTTTAAGCGGAGCATGAGCCATTGGAAATGAATGCATCCCGCCTTGATAATGGTCGTGTTCAAGAATAGAGCCGCCAACAATAGGTAAATCTGCATTCGATCCAATAAAATAATGTGGGTATTGATCAATGAAATCGAATAATCGTTCAAATGTCGTGTCGTTTATTTTCATTGGTGTTTGTTCGCCGGAAAAAATGATCGCATGCTCGTTGTAGTAGACATATGGAGAAAACTGAAAATACCACTCTTCACCAGCTAATGTAACAGGAATATAGCGTAAATTGTGTCTGGCAGGATGGTTAAGTGAGCCTTTGAAACCTATATTTTCTTTAGCAAGAGGCCCGTTTGGGTAGCGTTTTGGTTGTAACTGCTTTCGTGCCTCCGCAAGTGCTGTTGGATCTTTTTCGGGTTTTGACAAATTGATCGTTATGTCTAATGGTCCGTAAGCTGTGTCGACATGCCAACTTTCATTTAATTGAATCCGATCCATTCGAATGTAATTGGCATGTTTGTTGAACTCGTAAAAGGATTTAGTCGCTGTTTCAGGACCATATTTGTTTTCTTTGTGTCTAAACCAAATCGTCACGTCACTTGGCCGAGGAAGAAGAAGATTCATAATCGCTGTGTCGAATAAATCACGATGTGTGACCGTATTATGAGAGATCAAGCCTCGAGAAAACGCCCAGTCAAGTAAAGGGGACAAAATGTTTTCAAGCTGTTCTTCTTCCGTGACGTGAACTTCTTCAGGATAATCGAGTTGTAAAAATTCAAGAAGGCGGTTATGAAGATAGCGTTTATCTTCTGGTAAGAATAAGTTCTTTCTTAGACCGTAAAGCAATAACTGTTCGATATAAATATGAACCATTTATAGCCCTCCTTCATAAATTTTTTTGACCCCGTCTCCAGCTAAGCTTGTATAAAAATCTGGTTGGATCTTTGTATGCTGATGATACTGCTTCGCCACATTTTCTTTAAATTGGCCAATATAACTTTGATGAACAAGACTTACAGTGCACCCTCCAAATCCTGCACCAGTCATTCGAGTGCCAATACAGCCACTTTGATCTTTTTGGATAGCGTAAAGGAGGTCAAGTTCATTTCCAGTAACGTCATAATCTGTAGCAAGCGAGTCATGTGATTCACACATAAAATGACCAAATTTATGAATATCGTGCGCTTTTAAGTGTTTGACAGCTAGTTGAACGCGATGATTTTCAGTGACAATATGATTGATTCGTTTTTCTAAGACGGGATTCTGGATGGTCGCTTTCGCAATTTGCCATTCTTCAACGGTTAAATCGCTTAAAGATTCCAATTGATACCCCGCTTCCTGTAAGATTGCTACCCCTTGTTCACACTCTGCGCGACGCTCATTATACTTTGAATCTGCTAAGCCACGCTTTTTATTTGAGTTTGTTAGCACCAATGCATACTCACCCAGTTCAAGCGGCACAAGCTCGTGGTGAAGGGTTTTCGTATCAATAAAGAGCGCATGTGCTTCTTTCCCAAGGCCCACAGCATATTGATCCATAATGCCACTATTTACCCCGATATAATGATTTTCAACACGTTGACAAAGTTGAGCAAGCGTCGTTCGATTCAAATTTGATCGAAGGGCATCATTTAGGAAATAAGCGGTCACCATTTCGATGGAAGCTGAGGACGATAACCCTGCTCCGTTTGGTAAATCCCCGAAAAAATAAAGGTTCATACCTGGAAGCCGGTAGCCGAGCTGCTGAAATTCACGAAGCACTCCTTTTGGATAATTGCTCCAATCGTCTTTTTCAGAGTAAGTAAGGTTATCAATTGAATACTGATAGGTCGTTTGAAAATTAGCGCTCTGCATGTTAATCGTCTCATCGTTTCTAAAATTTACTGCTAAGTAGGTACCCATCTCTAATGCTGCAGGAAATACATAGCCACTGTTATAATCTGTATGTTCACCAATAAGGTTAACACGCCCTGGAGAAAAATAAATTCGTTGAGGGTCTTCATTTGCAAATGAGTTAAAGGCTTGTTTTAATGAGTCAATAATTGTCATGTAATCACACTCCTACCTCTAATGTTACCGTTTTCTAAATGAAAAGATATAGAAAAAATTGCGATTTTCTCACCTATAATTGTGGAGATGGTTCGTAACCGTTTTCTTTTAATTGTAAGAAAGCTTTGACTTATAGATAGAAATCATGTATATTACGGAATGGGCGAACGATTAAACGTCCTTTGTGTTTTAATATTCGTTTTTAGGGGTGTCTTAGATGGAAAATGTATTTGATTACGAAGATATTCAATTAATTCCTGCAAAGTGCGTAGTGAATAGTAGAGCAGAATGTGACACGAGTGTTGAATTAGGAGGACGCACATTTAAGTTACCAGTAGTTCCTGCAAATATGCAAACCATTATAGATGAAAAGATTGCACTTTATTTAGCAGAAAACGGATATTTTTATGTCATGCATCGATTCCAACCGGAAAAACGCTATGCTTTTATACAAGATATGCACGCGAAAGATCTTTTTGCTTCAATTAGTGTAGGTGTAAAAGAAGAGGAATATCGCTTTGTTGAGCAACTAGCAGCAGATGGTGTCATTCCTGATTATATTACAATTGATATTGCTCACGGACACTCTAATGCCGTGATTGAAATGATTCAACATATAAAAAAGCAATTGCCTACTAGCTTTGTCATAGCAGGGAATGTGGGTACACCAGAAGCTGTTAGAGAGCTGGAGAATGCTGGTGCTGATGCAACAAAAGTAGGAATTGGACCTGGGAAAGTCTGTATCACAAAAATAAAAACAGGTTTTGGAACAGGTGGGTGGCAACTAGCGGCGCTTCGCTGGTGTGCAAAAGCCGCAAGTAAACCCATTATTGCAGATGGTGGTATACGAACCAATGGCGATATAGCAAAATCCGTTCGTTTTGGTGCGACGATGGTGATGATTGGCTCCCTTTTTGCAGGTCATGAAGAATCGCCAGGCGAAACAACAGAAAGAAACGGCAAATTAGTAAAAGAATATTTTGGTTCGGCTTCTGAATTTCAAAAAGGTGAAAAGAAGAATGTGGAAGGTAAGAAGATGTTTGTTGAACATAAAGGTTCCTTGACCGATACATTAGAAGAAATGGAGCAAGACTTACAATCATCCATTTCATATGCTGGTGGGTCAAAACTTGAATCAATTCGTAATGTTGATTACGTGGTTGTGAAGAACTCGATTTTTAATGGCGATAAAGTCTATTAATTTGAATCAAAAAAGCTTTATGAGTAGATTGCTCATAAAGCTTTTTTTGTAAAAAATGCTTTTAGACATACTGATCTATTATAAAAACCAATCCCAGCCTTGTCTTGGACGTCTTGTTCGTTGTTGATCGTGACATGCTACATTCTCAACTTCTTGATCTTCTTCAATAATAACTTTCTCAGGGTAATGATGGACGTGACGGTAGATTTTTTTTCGTTTTACAACGGTTTCGATCGGGTGAACTTCCGGAATGATGACAACTTCTACTTCTTCGACGACTCTTTTTTTAGGAGCGTGTATGATTGGGTCCGTTTCAGTAATATGAATGTTATCCTTCTTTTTCCCACATTTAGAGCAACGATGTTCCATAAGATTCACCTCCTTAATAAAGCTCTTATTTATAAGCTATGTATTCGATTCTTATTGGACTCGTTATATGCCCTGGAAGGTGAAGAAAAGGCGGTTATACATAAAAAAAGAGAAGCGGGTTAAACCGCTTCTCGTATCGTTAATCTCGAACGCCTGCCCCTTCTTCTGAGTGGGCGAGTCGGCTTGATGCAGCTGCAGCAATTGCGCCGACAATGTCATCAAGAAATGTGTGGCATTTTTCTTGATTATGATCATTTAGTTTTGCGAGTATACCGGGCTTAATTTTATCCACATAGCCAAAATTTGTTAACCCGATCGATCCATAAACATTGACAATGGACAAGGCGATAATCTCGTCAATTCCGTATAAGCCTTCATCAGATTCTATAATCTCTTGTATAGGAGATGAAAGTTTTTTTTGCTCTGCTAATCGATCAAGCTCAATACCTGTTAATAAAGCGTTTTGAACTTCACGTTTAGCGAGTACTTTCATGACATGGTTTCTGCACATCTCTTTCGTTAAATTAGGGACGTAAGGTGTCTGTAAATCATAGACAAGGTCCATAATATCCTCAATTGTCACTCCACGATCCTCTAGATTCTCAATTGCTAAGTCAATTGTTATGTTGTGAATCATTGTAAGTACCCCTCTCTGTTTTTAACCATCTATTTCTTACTATACCCTTTTTTACGCTGTGGAAATAACCATTCACTCGAGATAATTTGGATGCCAGAACCTTTTGTAGGTAATATCCTTCTGACAGCACGGCAAGCCATTGATTCGTAATCTTCTATATAACGGCTAAATGTTAACGGAGGGACGAGTATCTCAATCGTTGCCGTTGCTGCTACTTCATTGTAATGGTTTCGCCAGTATTTAAAATTCTCGAACTGCAAGACCTTAACCGAGTCTGTTATGGTTTTTTTATATTGTTGCTCAAATAATTGTCTTGTTTGTGGCAGATCGAGGTTTTTGTCACCAACATGAATGTATAAAGTTGTTTTGCATCTTGCCTTACAAACGTACATCAATGACCTCCATCTCATCTTGTACGGCAAGTATACAAGAAAAGGGTGGTCTTGAAAATAATTGGATAAATAACGAATGTTTTTCGGTTATGCCGTTTTAATGTTCGTATTTTATATTGACAACTGGCTTCACTATTGCTAAACTAATTTCGTACTAAATCGTATAGCATTTCGATCGTATATCCGCAGAAATAAGGTCTGCAAGTTTCTACCGAGCTACCGTAAATAGCTTGACTACGATATGAGAAGCGCTGTTTGCATAAAACAACCTTGTCATGTCGACTCTAGGTAGAACATCCTAGAGTTATTTTATTTTGGGGGGAAAGAAAAGAATGGATCGGTTCTTTCAATTAAGTGCAAACAAAACATCTATACGACAAGAAGCAGTAGCAGGATTAACAACATTCCTGGCAATGGCCTATATCTTGTTCGTCAATCCAGATATATTAGGTGCAGCAGGGATGGACCAAGGTGCAGTGTTTGTTGCGACAGCGTTAGCTGCAATGGTTGGTTCTATTATAATGGGATTAATCGCAAACTATCCAATCGCCCTTGCTCCTGGAATGGGTTTAAATGCCTTCTTTGCTTACACGGTTGTTATAAACTATGGTATGTCCTGGCAAGCTGCATTATTTGCGGTTTTTGCATCCGGTGTAATCTTTATCTTTATTACAATTTTTAAACTTAGAGAAAAAATTATAAATGCAATACCAGAAGAGCTTAAATACGCGGCAGGCGCCGGGATTGGATTATTTATTGCTTTTATTGGACTTAAAAATGCTGGGATCGTAGTAGGGGATGAAGCCACTCTTGTTACGATGGGGAATTTACAATCTCCTGGAACGTTGCTTGCCATCTTTGGTATTGTGATTACGATTATCCTTGTTGTGATGAACATTAAAGGCGCAGTTTTTTATGGCCTCGCATTAACGGCCCTGGCTGGTATTTTAACAGGGATGAATAGTCTAGATGGTGGAATCCTTTCTATGCCACCAAGCTTAACGACTTTTGGAGCAGCTTTCCAATTTGAAAGCTGGACTGATGAGATTTTCACTTTACAGATGCTCATTGTCATTTTAACGTTTTTATTTATCGTCTTTTTTGATACAGCAGGTACATTGTTTGCTGTTGCGACACAAGCTGGTTTTGTTAAAGATAATCGCTTACCTCGTGCGGGAAGAGCATTATTTGCAGATGCGAGTGCGACGACAGTTGGTGCCGTTTTCGGTACATCAACTACAACAGCTTATGTAGAATCGACATCAGGCGTAGCGGTTGGTGGTCGAACGGGGTTAACAGCAATCTTTACAGGTTTGTTTTTCTTAGTAGCGCTATTCTTTTCGCCACTGCTATCTGTCATTACAGAACAAGTAACGGCTCCTGCTCTTATCATAGTTGGAGTTATGATGGCGACTTCCCTACGTCATATTGATTGGAACAAGATGGAGATTGCCGTTCCAGTATTTTTTACAGTCGTTACGATGCCGTTAACTTATAGCATTGCTACAGGGATTGCACTCGGTTTTGTTCTTTATCCATTAACGATGGTTGTTAAAGGACGTGGCAAAGAATTACATCCACTTATGTATTTATTATTTGTGGCATTCGTGTTATTCCTGTTCTTCTTACCACATTAATTATTTTTTAAAAGCGATTCGTCAAAAGGCGGGTCGCTTTTTATTTATAGAGAATGAAACGATTACTTATATAGGAAGAAAAACGGTTTTATTGGCATGTTTAATTGTTCGGAATTAATTTTTATTATTTTTTTATGAAATAGTATTGACGATACACGTTAAATCTTGTTATTATATCTAAGTCGCCAACAGATGGCGCAAACAAGTTCTTTGAAAACTGAACAAAAGCCAAGCGTAAAAGAGATACAAGGTATCTCGTCAATGAAGTTAGACACAGCTTTTAAAAAATGTGCAACAGCTTAGGATGAACACTTTTAACGGAGAGTTTGATCCTGGCTCAGGACGAACGCTGGCGGCGTGCCTAATACATGCAAGTCGAGCGGACAGAAGGGAGCTTGCTCCCGGAAGTTAGCGGCGGACGGGTGAGTAACACGTAGGTAACCTGCCCCTTAGACTGGGATAACTCCGGGAAACCGGAGCTAATACGGGATAATAAAGAGAATCGCCTGATTTTCTTTTGAAAGACGGCGTCTAGCTGTCACTAAGGGATGGACCTGCGGCGCATTAGCTAGTTGGTAAGGTAACGGCTTACCAAGGCGACGATGCGTAGCCGACCTGAGAGGGTGATCGGCCACACTGGGACTGAGACACGGCCCAGACTCCTACGGGAGGCAGCAGTAGGGAATCTTCCGCAATGGACGAAAGTCTGACGGAGCAACGCCGCGTGAGTGAGGAAGGCCTTCGGGTCGTAAAGCTCTGTTGTGAGGGAAGAACAAGTGCCG includes:
- a CDS encoding MDR family MFS transporter; protein product: MKTSSLVTAGLLLGIFMAAIDNTIVATAMGTIVGDLGNYDQFVWVTAAYMVAMMAGMPIYGKLSDMYGRKRFFLFGLIVFLIGSILCGLADSMNQLIAFRVIQGIGGGALMPIAFTIIFDIFPPEKRGKMTGLIGAVFGVSSVFGPLMGAFITETLSWHWIFYINVPIGAVALYLIGRHYKETLETRKQRIDWLGASTLVIAVVCLMFALELGGEAYGWSSPELLALFALALVAFIVFVFAERRAEEPIISFWMFKKRLFATSQIIAFIYGGTFVVLAIFIPIFVQAVFGGSASSAGTTLMPMMIGSVVGSMTGGMLQTKIPFRTMMIFSGVCFLTGMILLSTMTPDISRIMLGVYMFLAGLGVGFSFSLLPAASINDLPKRYRGSANSTNSFLRSFGMTVGIAIFGTVQTMSFSNRMNEAFADRVNENLIADPQELFTPEGRAQIPDDVLAVITTTMSDSITFIFTLAIIPISLALLTSFFMGGEKVETSEDLKMKGSPE
- a CDS encoding 3-oxoacyl-ACP synthase III family protein, producing the protein MSSIIVKNAAKYLPESIKNREDMRTHFAAVGAQVDSLFDIGGRENHPYISDYRQETSVTMATKACQAVLDKEGLSLADIHGLFFVSDAPEYTVPSNAITIVNALGEGNDGAVKFVMDLNQNCTGLLSSFDMVSAYMKTRNDLKRCLLVSVFNSTHVSHQDDPVTFGFLTDGSSALLLEKTEQDGKGIVDSDTLIGSDGWELMSFPAAGYSKVFKEETTLRERTLRWEVGPAGWIPDKYMEVLPQLLERNGLTEKDIDYFICSQFHEGLVKKTCELMESSMDKWLFVSRDYGYAGNASPGFAFESGLESGKFTEGKTIVWFSFGAGYTLSALLYKF
- a CDS encoding UDP-glucose--hexose-1-phosphate uridylyltransferase is translated as MVHIYIEQLLLYGLRKNLFLPEDKRYLHNRLLEFLQLDYPEEVHVTEEEQLENILSPLLDWAFSRGLISHNTVTHRDLFDTAIMNLLLPRPSDVTIWFRHKENKYGPETATKSFYEFNKHANYIRMDRIQLNESWHVDTAYGPLDITINLSKPEKDPTALAEARKQLQPKRYPNGPLAKENIGFKGSLNHPARHNLRYIPVTLAGEEWYFQFSPYVYYNEHAIIFSGEQTPMKINDTTFERLFDFIDQYPHYFIGSNADLPIVGGSILEHDHYQGGMHSFPMAHAPLKQKLSNIGFPTVEAGILKWPMSVIRLTGANRSDLIAASSLILKNWRSYSDHSLDLIAFTENESHNTITPVLRMNNNHYELDLVLRNNRTTVEHPLGLFHPHQEAHAIKKENIGLIEVMGLAILPGRLKKELEEIASVLLNEHAETSLSQSPYTEKHCHWAIELKRRLGQKLTKDNIGDELKKEVGHIFMAVLHHAGVFKDSKEGLEGFNRFWRYCERNNR
- a CDS encoding galactokinase, which encodes MTIIDSLKQAFNSFANEDPQRIYFSPGRVNLIGEHTDYNSGYVFPAALEMGTYLAVNFRNDETINMQSANFQTTYQYSIDNLTYSEKDDWSNYPKGVLREFQQLGYRLPGMNLYFFGDLPNGAGLSSSASIEMVTAYFLNDALRSNLNRTTLAQLCQRVENHYIGVNSGIMDQYAVGLGKEAHALFIDTKTLHHELVPLELGEYALVLTNSNKKRGLADSKYNERRAECEQGVAILQEAGYQLESLSDLTVEEWQIAKATIQNPVLEKRINHIVTENHRVQLAVKHLKAHDIHKFGHFMCESHDSLATDYDVTGNELDLLYAIQKDQSGCIGTRMTGAGFGGCTVSLVHQSYIGQFKENVAKQYHQHTKIQPDFYTSLAGDGVKKIYEGGL
- the guaC gene encoding GMP reductase, which codes for MENVFDYEDIQLIPAKCVVNSRAECDTSVELGGRTFKLPVVPANMQTIIDEKIALYLAENGYFYVMHRFQPEKRYAFIQDMHAKDLFASISVGVKEEEYRFVEQLAADGVIPDYITIDIAHGHSNAVIEMIQHIKKQLPTSFVIAGNVGTPEAVRELENAGADATKVGIGPGKVCITKIKTGFGTGGWQLAALRWCAKAASKPIIADGGIRTNGDIAKSVRFGATMVMIGSLFAGHEESPGETTERNGKLVKEYFGSASEFQKGEKKNVEGKKMFVEHKGSLTDTLEEMEQDLQSSISYAGGSKLESIRNVDYVVVKNSIFNGDKVY
- a CDS encoding CotD family spore coat protein, whose translation is MEHRCSKCGKKKDNIHITETDPIIHAPKKRVVEEVEVVIIPEVHPIETVVKRKKIYRHVHHYPEKVIIEEDQEVENVACHDQQRTRRPRQGWDWFL
- a CDS encoding phosphatidylglycerophosphatase A, whose protein sequence is MIHNITIDLAIENLEDRGVTIEDIMDLVYDLQTPYVPNLTKEMCRNHVMKVLAKREVQNALLTGIELDRLAEQKKLSSPIQEIIESDEGLYGIDEIIALSIVNVYGSIGLTNFGYVDKIKPGILAKLNDHNQEKCHTFLDDIVGAIAAAASSRLAHSEEGAGVRD
- a CDS encoding NCS2 family permease is translated as MDRFFQLSANKTSIRQEAVAGLTTFLAMAYILFVNPDILGAAGMDQGAVFVATALAAMVGSIIMGLIANYPIALAPGMGLNAFFAYTVVINYGMSWQAALFAVFASGVIFIFITIFKLREKIINAIPEELKYAAGAGIGLFIAFIGLKNAGIVVGDEATLVTMGNLQSPGTLLAIFGIVITIILVVMNIKGAVFYGLALTALAGILTGMNSLDGGILSMPPSLTTFGAAFQFESWTDEIFTLQMLIVILTFLFIVFFDTAGTLFAVATQAGFVKDNRLPRAGRALFADASATTVGAVFGTSTTTAYVESTSGVAVGGRTGLTAIFTGLFFLVALFFSPLLSVITEQVTAPALIIVGVMMATSLRHIDWNKMEIAVPVFFTVVTMPLTYSIATGIALGFVLYPLTMVVKGRGKELHPLMYLLFVAFVLFLFFLPH